The sequence TGACCTGTCCGCATTTTCCAGAGCCGACCTCGAAAAGCTGCTGATTGACAGCGGGCTGGATAATTTCTCGGTCATCAAATCAACCGACCGCTCACTCACCGAGGTCATCGCCGAACTCAACGCAGGGATCCGGCTGTGGAAGTTTTTTATCATCCTCGCTTTGCTGTTCCTTTTTGGCGAAGTGGTTTTACTTAGATTTTTAAAATAATGTCAGCAAGAAAACACCTTGTATATGATTTTCAACGATTTTTTTACCCCACCCTAAAGAGAGTAAATCGTTGAAAATCATTGCTCCCGGAATTTATCCCGAGACTTCGGGAGGGTTGGGGCAAACAATGATTTTCAACAAATAGAGTTTTCTTGCTGACACTTAAAAACAACATAATATCATGAGAATTTTAGCCAACGAAACCATCGGATTAATCATTGACATGCAGGAGCGGCTCTATCCTTTTATCAAAGATAATGAGCAACTCACCCGCAACACCGGCATCCTCATCGAAGGACTGAAGGCCATCGGGGTGAAGATCATGGTTACCGAACAGTACACCAAAGGGCTGGGCTTCACCATCGAACCATTGAAAGTGTTGGTAAATGACATTCCGGTTATCGAAAAGCAGGCGTTTAGTTGCTGTGACGATACGCTGTTCAGCAAAGAGTTTGCGGCACTTTCAACAAAAAACGTCATCATCGCCGGCATCGAAACCCATGTATGCGTGCTCCAGACTACAATTGATCTGATAAAGCAAGGCTACCAGCCTGTGGTGATCGAAGACTGCGTGGGTTCGCGCAATCCAAACGACAAAGCCATTGCCATTCAACGGATGCGACAGGAAGGGGCGATCATTTCCACGTATGAGTCCATTTTATTTGAACTCCTGCGCCACTCAGGAACTGAGGAATTTAAAAAGATTTCGAAGCTGGTGAAGTAAGCTAAAGCAGCAACCTGGAGACCCGCAGGGTTTTGAAGTCATCTTAGGATTACTTTACCACCATCTTTCTGGCCTGTCACGCCGTGAATGTTATCAAACCATACCAAAAATGCGATTGCGGTGGCTTTTGCCGGCAACTCACGGGGTGATTTTACCAAACTCTCACCAAACCTTAAACTGTAACGGCTTTTGCATGTGATTCACCGTG is a genomic window of Bacteroidales bacterium containing:
- a CDS encoding hydrolase → MRILANETIGLIIDMQERLYPFIKDNEQLTRNTGILIEGLKAIGVKIMVTEQYTKGLGFTIEPLKVLVNDIPVIEKQAFSCCDDTLFSKEFAALSTKNVIIAGIETHVCVLQTTIDLIKQGYQPVVIEDCVGSRNPNDKAIAIQRMRQEGAIISTYESILFELLRHSGTEEFKKISKLVK